Within Salvia splendens isolate huo1 chromosome 21, SspV2, whole genome shotgun sequence, the genomic segment atttaacgTACTAATTGAATTTAGATTCACATTCATAAGTTTTCATGTATAGTTATGTATACTTAGAATATGACTCTTTTAGAGTTTCATTTGTTAAAtaattactccttccgtcccaaggaagatgaccccttccttggacATCACAtgaatttatgcaactttattttatgtgtgaagtggagagagtaaagtaagagagagaataaagtagagagaaatgtgtttccatttttattaATGAGTCATCTGtatggacaaactaaaaaggaaagtgagtcatccttaatgggacggagggagtatttgttggACACACCAACTCATTATGTCATACGATATGTTTAGACTAGGAATTATATCTCAATAATTTGAGGAGGTCTTATGCTTTGCAATCATTATCTTATTTGATATGTCTAGACTAGGAAATTTTTTCTCAATAATTTGAGGCGGTCTTATGCTTTGCAAAATTGCATAGGATTCTAATTTGGGCTTTTACTAAATGAGTACATTTAtagaaaatactactattactttTGTCAAGTAGATTTTGGGTTTGGTAGCATAAATCCTTTCTATTTTCTTTAGGTTGCGCCACAATTATAATAAGAACGTTTTTGAAGTGAGTTTGGTTGTTGaggatttatttgattttacagAGTGATATTGACTAGCTTAGTCGGCTTATGGGGAATTTTGAATTTGGAGAATGACGACATGTAGATCGTTTCAAGGAAGATAGAGCCAAGATTTCTCATTTTTCTTGATTCCAATAATGTCTTTCATACTCTATGATCCAAAGTTgccattataattttataatgccATACgcaatgaccattaacaaaACTCAAAATCAACGCTTACTTGTATTGGATTATTTTTTAAGAACCTGATATATATCCGGGACAATTAAAAGTTTTTTGTATTTAGAATCATGTTGTTTATAAACACAATTTTCAAAAGTTATGAATTATTATGAATTATTGTTTCGTTGTTATCATGTGAAGTTATGTTctatttatgtatatttattgttttgtttttcatttgcACTACTTTGTATTATTTCGTTGAATATTGTAAGTTGTGGATTAATTATTTTGTATTGGTTGTGTTTTTGTATTGAATCATTGTACATGCTGACTGTTGTTGAATTGTGATTGCTTAGATACTTAAAGTGTTTTGATAagcatttattttttgttattttcaatttataattaattaattgatacatgtttttatttatctAATTATTATGCagtttttaaatttaaagtttaCTTGATGATATTGATTTATATTTCTGTTTATATAGGAAAAATGTAAAATCAGTACATGAAAATTATATGGCCTATGCATAGCATGAGTGTCGATACTAGTTTCGACTAAAAAATAGGGTAgaacttttcattttttattcgtTCTCTATAATAAGAAATTCCAATTGAgtcagaaaataaaattttgtggCAGATTAATTATGTTAGTGCTCGCCTTGATAGTCTGTCattaaatgtgatatttgtttTGGAGTGAATAAGCAATTATGAAAATGAATTGTAGGGGAGGAATGGATCATCACTTTTTTTATCTTAAGAAACTCCAATTGAGTCAGAAGATAAATTTTTGTGGCATGTTAATTATGTTAGTACATGATTGCCTTGATAGTCTGTCattaaatgtgatatttgtttTGGAGTGAATAAGCAATTATGAAAATGAATTGTGGGAGAGGAAGGAAtcatcactttttttttatctttatgtGTTCCACTTTACATGACACAAAATAATAGAATTTAACAACTATAAATTAATAAGTAGACTCCTCTTTTGAGACAATTTTTAGGCATTTTAGATTTAACTAATTATAAATAGGAACCAAATATGGTTTTTAATCCATGTACTGTGAGTAGAAAGAATGAAGTACATTTGTTTCTTGCTCCTTTAATCCGTCATTTATAATTCCTTTTTGAGTaagcatgagttttaaaaattgattaattttgtgaaggaaaatgcatagaaatagtaaaatatgaatccgcttttagttttataataaaatacgaGCTTAATGATTTAATAGACTATGAGATCACCTATAATCCCTATACTATCAACTTCTTTGCTTTTATTTGGAATGAGTTAAACATCATTCAAATAGGGTTTaggaatataattaaattttagggaaataaaattttgatgatctccaaccatttatacCAAATGCAAACCAATTTTACTGTATATATAATACTATCAAGTGTAAATATAATACTATcaagtccagagcctttgtcctagcggcaaggagcttagacattattgcatgaggtgctgagttcgagctctcttgacatcagttgtaatttccacctatctatagtataggagtttatttaaaaaaaataaataaatataatactatCAAATAATAGTTTTTTACTCAAACTATTTACACTATACtcaatcttatccatttacttTTTATATTCACACAAAAAATTATTTAGGTTTATATTAGTGTAAACCCAAAATATTATTAGAACACCCAAAATGTGGAATAAGCTTTACAGTTCCACTAAATCTATTTTCCtgctctattttttattttaaagtacAATGGGAGATGATCTTAGTCTACAACATTTTACCAGATTGTATGACTAGCCCCCCTAATGAAGAGCCACACAGATACTCCCTCGTCTATTCAAATGTCTCATATTTAGTTATTTGGACATTATCAAATAAATaccttattttacttttttgtgtatttaataCATGaacctcacattttattaacttatttataaaattaataaatgtagGGTCAacaattcattaattttttacaattcacttttcttcataaattgaaatactaatattttaaaatctGCACCAAATATGGAACATCTATTGGAAATTGGAGGGAGTAATCATTTTTAaaagggataactgccttaaaagtcacccACTTTGCCtgaattccggtttttcccacgacctataaaattggcgtataaagtcaccaactttgtCGGGTCGCTGATATCTCCCAAATTGACCCGACCTTGTGTTTTTCGGCAACTGAGTGTCCTATGTGGCATGCCTGAATGTTAACGTGGATGGCATCGGAAAATcgtaaaacgacgtcgtttctaACACCTAAAACGACGTAGTTTTACGCTTTACACTCGACAATTAGGTTTAAATCAAACCTAAAATCGAACCCAAATTGGAACACTCAATTCATCGCTTCAATCTCGATTCCACCCACTGTCGATTTTCAGAACCAAAGCGCGATTCATCCTACAAATCTGCTGCAATCCCGATTTGCCTTCCATTTGTGGCGAATGATTCACCCGTAACAAGGTAAGATCCTAGCTTCATTTAGGGCTTCACATACCGTTTTCTGAGAATTCACATTTGAAATCCCAAATTTTGAATATGCGGCTGATTTTGTTGGTTTTAGGGTTCGATTTAGGGTTCGGGTTTAGCGTTCAATTCAGCGCTTGCTTGTAATCCCGATTTAGGGTGCCAATTTTGAATATGCGAATTTAGGGTTCCCGATTTGTGGTTGTATTGGGTGATTTCGAATGTGCAATTGGCAATTTGTATTTAGGGTTCATGAATGTGGTTTTGTATTCCCGAATTTTGAATTTGCAATTTAGAGTGGTGTTGGTTTTAAGGTTCCTGATTAATGTTTAATCCAGATTTAGGCTTCATGCATTTGGTTTGAATCTTCAACTGGGTTCATAGCTCAAGATGATTGTGGTTTTGGTTTAGGATGTCGACCTCTTCCCAGAATTCGAGCAGAATGACTTGGCCGAGGTTTGAGGCAGTTGTATGTGATCACGGCCTTGAAGCTGATGTGGTGACATCAAATACAGATGCCAATCCCGGACGACACTTCTATCGTTGTCAAGTCTGGAAGGAGGACGATTGCAAATTCTTTCGTTGAATTGATTCATCGTTGTCACCGAATCAAGAGTAtttctttaaaaaattgaagatgGATAGAGACAACGTGCAAAGAGCATTGAGAGATAGAGTTGGTAAGCAGGTTGCACTTGATGAGAGTGTCTGTTCCAAAACTGCTGAAGTTGAAGCACTCCAAGGTGTTGTCGCAGATTTGCAGCTCAAAACCGAAACTTGAAGGTTGTCATTTGCATTTTATGTATCGGCATTTGGATATTGTTGTAGCTTATCTAATAGAACTCTAATGTAATAGTCTATGCATGTTGAACTCCAATATAATACATTACGGAACCAAGAACATTGTAGTGATTTTCTTAACTTATCTATTCTATTCCTTTTCAGTACTTTTTTTAATCATGTTAAATCACTGAATATTGTTTTCTTAAATTATGCGCACAAAAGACATGATTCAAATTATAGTGGAATGGTGAAAGTATTctatattcaattttaaaataactAGTATACCTTAATTGGAAATTATTATTGTAATAAACCATGAAAAATACTTTAACTATGCATTTAGGCTCGGATTTGATTTCTGCCTTTATTTTTTCCTTAAATGAAATAGAAATCCATCACTTCCTTCCCAAAATCAAgtctcattttgttattttaacaTATCAGTCCCGTACAACTTTTCCTACCTTTAATAAAACTTGCTAGTATACGTTTAACTAATTCATTCAACTCAAAACAAAATCGATAGTCACAATCCATCAATTTTTCTAGTCATGTCTGTTCCCATTTTTCAACAACCgtgattaattaatcaaaatgTGATTTTAGTTGTAACAGTAGTTAGTACGGCTATAAAGGAGCACCATGAATCTGTCTAACAATTGCAAAACTACAATCCCAAAAATGGAGTTGCCTAATACAGTAGTAAACTAAACTGGGGACCAACCAAACGCTTTTGCAGTAAAAAAGGCAAAGATATATTTACAGGTTCGGATTCGGCTTGTCTGGGAAGAAACCCGGCCACATCTCCATGTTGAGGAAACCTTACGCACAGCTTGTCGCCCGTCCGTCGCCTTTGCAGGTAAGCCTTTGGACTCGTCGTCGTCTTGGTCGTTGTCGCCTCACCGTCGCTGGTCGATTGGATGGTGTTCTCGCCTTCGTCGTCGCTCACTCCTCAATTTAGGTTAATTAGGTTAACAAAATTTGAGGGCGAATTGGGGATGGGGTTAGGTTTTTTCGTTTTTTAAATTTGAGttgttaaatttattttgtaaatttatttttttatgttattgcAAGTCAATAATGATTGACCATGTCAGCAGCCACGATCCGCCACGTCAATTAAACACGACACGTCATCTCATTCATTCGCTGGAAAAACCATAATGGGAAATCGGCGACTAAATGCAAAGTTGATGACTTTATACGTCAATTTTATAggtcgtgggaaaaaccggaattcgggcaaagttggtgacttttaAGACAGTTATCCCTTTTTAAAATGGAAAGCACCCCACTCGACAGTCGACCACACCTATGCGATAAAGGCCCCACTCATTACAACTCCGTTTTTGCTTACAACTCATTTTTtctaactcccttcatcccataaaaatatacgcactttttgtttgttccataaaaatatgagcattttcatttatagaaagttTTTTCCAATTTATTATACCCTATACATCAAGTTACATATAATTTATACTACCatcaaaacattaataataatggGGTTCCACTATCCcataacactactttaactactttcctcattctttcttattttaccaattttgtcttaatttctGTCGTATCAtatatccatatttttatgcgatggatgaagtactttttaatttatcttgctttattattaattttattttattttctgaacttatttattttattccttttcagactttttactttttaatttatcttgctttattattaattttactttattttcttaacttatctattttattccttttcAGTACTTTTTTAAATCATGTTAAATCACTGAATATTGTTTTCTTAAATTATGTGCACAAAAGACATGATTCAAATTATAGCACAAAGACATGATTCAAATTATAGTGGAATGGTGAAAGTattctatatttaattttaaaataactaGTATACCTTAATTGGAAATTATTATTGTAATAAACCATGAAAAATACTTTAACTATGCATTTAGGCTCGGATTTGATTTCTGCCTTCATTTTTTCCTTAAAATGAAATAGAAATCCATCACTTCCTTCCCAAAATCAAgtctcattttgttattttaagagcacccacaaccgtgctcttgccagcgagcacagttatgggcccgaccccactttttctgtctgctctctgacaagagcacaacacccacagctgtgctcttccgcaaggacgagcacaattcaatttaaaattcaaataaacaaaaacatttccataaaattaaaattcattaaaaaaccacaataaatattacaaattacaaataaaataaaaaagacataattaaaatcataaaaataaaaaaattacataattaaaatactaaaaatacctaaaaataaaaaaattacataattaaactcctaaaaattaaaaattacataattaaaagctaaaaataccccgtggacgactactcatccgacgacactacccccaattgtctttggaggcccaatatcatggcctcgtgcgatcgaagttgcgagggggtcatagtggacctatcggccatattgagttgggccaaaagctgccacaacgagttggtggggggtggaggtggcgcatatggaACGGGAGCGGGAACTGGAGCATCGGCGGTTGTAGCCGCGgctcgacggcggttggccgccgccttcttccttccttgcggtcggcgttgggaaccgctcgggccagcgtcggggctacccaagttagctccggctagttggctagccacttcttcggagccggtgtcggatagggataccgaccatgaccgtttggaggagccgctagaggaggatgttacgcctcccatatacttcgggtgcgtccgcgtctcctgccgaacgttgaggtacttgaacgacttgcagttcatggattggtaggtgctcaccGCGgtagtgatgatgtcgacctcgctccggccgctccccgcattccgctcttcctggaggaaatagccattgaacttgccaatttcatcgttggctcggtagatggcATTGCGCACAATACTCTCATTGCGGTCGATTGTTCCCGGCGGCcgattttcattgtaccggcgagcgatgcgccaccaaaagtgatcgtcggattggttcgtgccaaccaccggatcttcggagatttccaagtacgccgtgaacaatttatccatctccgccggagtgtacggtgtgcggacaccgcaagtaggaggagtcggagtttgggagggggcggtcggcctaggctccggtgtccacccgtatcgcccttcgggggcaccttggtcgtcgattgggtatggccggtagctacccggaacgcccgaactttgggtttgaggaggggccgaatattccgtttccggactaggaaacggttgtgaaccgaaccattcggggttccaaccgtgggagggcggggggtcatcgccttggccggacattgttatgttgtaggagtggaagaaagattgagaatggatatgagagaatggatatgagagaatgaagatgagaatgagaatgagaatggaaattagagagtgtagatgagaattgtgtagtgtggtgtgaatttttgggtgtgaaagtggggtatttatagatgaaaatgtgtatttttgggggaaaaaaatttaaaaaaattaaaaattatggaaaatggtaaaaaatggatatattttttttgggaagtggaaaattttttttaatcggtttttaaattaaaaactgatttttaattaaaaaatccatagccgttgcccaatcgcttgccgccacgtcagctactcgctggcacggacgtgctcgatgcatcgagcacgtccgtgccagcggcgcgagcgcagcggcggtgAAGCTCGTCCTTACCTAcggcacggacggacgtcgtccgtccaccgttgcagatgctctaacaTATCAGTCCCGTACAACTTTTCCTACCTTTAATAAAACTTGCTAGTATACGTTTAACTAATTCATTCAACTCAAAACAAAATCGATAGTCACAATCCATCAATTTTTCTAGTCATGTCTGTTCCCATTTTTCAACAACCgtgattaattaatcaaaatgTGATTTTAGTTGTAACAGTAGTTAGTACGGCTATAAAGGAGCACCATGAATCTGTCTAACAATTGCAAAACTACAATCCCAAAAATGGTGTTGCCTAATACAGTAGTAGATTCCAGCACCCAAGAGCTGCTAGAAGCTCAATCTCATGTGTGGAATCTGACATTCAGCTTCATCAATTCAATGTGCCTAAAATCAGCTCTTGAATTAGGCATACCCGATGCCATCCACAAACACAACAAGCCCATCACAATCTCTGAATTAGCCGACGCCCTCTCCATCCCCAAATCCAAATCCCACGCCCTCTTCCGCCTCATGCGAGTCCTCGTCCATTCCAAGGTCTTCGTCAAGGCGGAAGAGGATGCGTACGCGCTCACAGGGACTTCTCGTCTCCTTCTCGAGCCCCTGAGCTTCTCCCCTTTCGCACTGTCCATGGTCGATCCGATCGTGGTGGATCCGTTCCACCACGTGCCGGATTGGTTCAGGGACGAGTCGTCGTCCGTGAGCCCGTTCGTCCTCAAGAACGGGAAAACTCCATGGGAGCTCGCGGGGGAGGACGAGAAGTGGAACCGTATGTTTAATGATGGGATGGCTAGTGATGCGAGGCTCATGGGAGGCGTACTGGTTGAGAAATGTAAGCATGTTTTCCAAGGTTTGGAGACGGTGGTGGACGTGGCGGGTGGAACCGGGGCGGTTGCAAGAGCGGTCTCGGACGCAGTCCCCGGGTTGAAGTGTGTGGTGCTTGACCTGCCGCATGTGGTTGCTGGGCTTCAAGACTCTGAGAATCTCAGATTTGTTGGTGGAGATATGTTTCACTTCATTCCGCCTGCTGATGCAGTTATACTCAAGGTTTGTGTTCTTCCAAGTCTTGTTTGTAGATCTCTCTTACTCCCTCCGGTCCCTAGTAGATCTTCTATATTTTGTAAAAGAAAGTGAGTAAaatagttagtggaatgtgagccTATTTCAATTTTATGATAATTGTGAGTAAAAATGAGTTATTAGAACGTGTGGTTCACAAAATATGACATTTATTAGGATgtctagataaaaaaaaattactctctccgtccaacaaaagatgtcacacttgtgggacgacacgagattttaggaagttttgttttgtgtgttaaatggagagagaactttttttcgaaaatggaaatgtgatatcttttgtgggataaattaaaaaagaaagtgtgacaCCTATTATGAGATGGGGAGAGTATGGAACATTTAAAGGGATAGGATGGACTATATTTTAAGTCTATAGATATTTTACTAATATTATCTGCGATCcctattatttaaaatatcataaaacatCCCTGGACGTTGATATAATATCGCTGGAGGATTTATGCACTTTGGACCAAAATACCCTCCATGCTACAAGAGTTATTTATGTCTTTTTCATGAGAGAGAATCGTCACTTTGATTTATtcatttcccttcaaatatcTGTTGTGGCGAGCAATTGCTTGTCACATACTTTAAGCATTTCTCTTGGGAGAATATAGTAAAAAAAGGAATGAACCAAGTGCAATTGAAATTACCATTCTCACCCTCATTGAAAGATATAATaaatactctctttgtcccGACTAAGATGACATATTTCTTAGTCGGCAtgggattttaggagttatttgTTATTGtggttaattggagagagaaagagtgtgTAGAAGtattaaatagagagagaaagaggggtggatatttaattggaaagagaaaaaaagtaggtGTGTGTattaattagagagagaaagttactaaaaatagaaatgtgtcatcttaattgagacaaactaaaaaggaaaatgtgtcatcttaagtggaaCGGATGGAGTGACTCTTATAGTCTGATATTTTGGTAAGAAAAAAAGGTTATAACAAGTGTAAAACTTATTCCATCGATAATATATTTATCTCTATAGACAtctgttgataattttaaagaATAGATACCGCGTATGAAATTAGTGCAATGTTGGTGGACTAAAAACGTAGTTCTCTATTagaatattattagtattaaaatttaAGGATTATTATGAAAATTGTATGCAACATTTTAGCATGTTATATACTACATTACACATGCCACGTACACATGACATgtttagtactatattttaaattGGTCATCCAAGTCACCATAACTGTATTGACAAATTCTAATCTGTTTATTATAGTGGATACTTCACGATTGGAGTGACGAAGATTGTATTAAAATTCTGAAAAATTGCAAAGAAGCAATAATTTCAAGCAAagaaaatggtggaaaagtgaTTATTGTGGATATGGTTGTGGATTTAGAGAAACAAGAAGAAAAGGCCATTGAAACTCAACTATATTTTGATATGCTGATGATGGTGGGGCTTGCTGGAAAAGAGAGAACTGAGAAAGAGTGGGCTAAGCTCTTTTATGATTCTGGCTTTCAAAATTATAAGATCACTCCTATTTTAGGATTGAGGTCTGTCATTGAACTATTTCCCTAATGCTTCTTGGTTTTCAAAATTGCAAGATTTCTCCTATTTTAGGATTAAATTCTGTAATTGATGTGTACTTTCGTAATGGTTGTTTAtgtcaaattaaatttattttggtaTATACTACTCCACCGTCTCTCATTATGTATCAATTTTCCATTGTGTTCGGTCCCTTATTAATattctcacattccactaactcattcttacttatattttattactcaataatactactatataaaaataagacctctattccacaaactttttcaacccacttgtttttttacattttttaaacttGTATAGGATTAAAGTGAGACACTTATTAGAAGACGTAGGGAGAATTTCATACTGCTCGTATTACGGGGATGTTCTATGGAATTTTTAATGTGGAAAAATCGACTAATGATGTGTCTCAAaagtctcattaaaaatgaaacatttaattttccgtatgaaattttatatagtgttgttttgtgagttaagagagaataaagtaagagagatgaaaatatAGAAATAATGTTGTTTTCAGtttaagaaatattttatttttaatgagataatccaaaaaaatatttttaatgggacTGACGAAGTAAGTCTTTTATGAGAGAGTTGCCATGACAAGCGAAGCGAGTGGTGTATAGTgtactccatctgttccatgttaatagagtcatttttctatttcgggaagtttcaagttaattgagtcatttctatttttggtaaaaagtaattctccatcttactttattctctcttcatcattcttactttattctctcttaccttttcaccatccatttaacacattattcttaaactccgtgccaatGTGCAATTTTAATCcgaatttatttatcattttaaatagttcaatactaaaaaaataataatccaacataaaaaatataacaaataataccttaaaattcaaataaatacacaaaaaatacaaaccaacaatacaataatattcatatatggATAAGACTGATGCCAAGTGAAGTAGGTCGGACTAGTTTATGTTagcaatttttttataaaaaaataggagtTCTAAACTTTagcaatttattttaaaattgaattccatttttcctttttttggctAAACAAATATTCAATGGATTTCCAATACTAATTGATCTTGTTGTGACTTTTTGGTTTATAACGGAATAGTTAATAAATTATTCACAAACAGGTTAATATCATatgttaaataaattattacataaatttgttataaagttaaatttctatcatatgaaatgatattgtatttgtataagttcttttggaaattaaaaacaaacttaTGATGTCTTACTCATTGTAGTTAGTTCATAAAAAATGGATTGGGGAAATAATTGTAGATTCAAAGTATCACggtttaaaaaatttaaatacttcagaAAACAGAGCTTGCAAATCTAACACTGTTTAAATCTAAAAATActcaatgtttcaaattattttactttaattcaaaattaatttaattaaattagatttattagtatattaaattataaaaaataaaattgaattataatccgGTTCTCGGTGAGGAACAGGGCTGGAAccgattttatttaaaaagttaGAACCGGAACCAGTTCCTTAATTAACCGGtcggttttgattttggttccggTTAATCGAGAACTGGAGAACCGTTTAAGCACccctactccctccatccaagGTGATtgaagtgtttttttttttgtactgGATTT encodes:
- the LOC121783397 gene encoding 8-hydroxyquercetin 8-O-methyltransferase-like, yielding MNLSNNCKTTIPKMVLPNTVVDSSTQELLEAQSHVWNLTFSFINSMCLKSALELGIPDAIHKHNKPITISELADALSIPKSKSHALFRLMRVLVHSKVFVKAEEDAYALTGTSRLLLEPLSFSPFALSMVDPIVVDPFHHVPDWFRDESSSVSPFVLKNGKTPWELAGEDEKWNRMFNDGMASDARLMGGVLVEKCKHVFQGLETVVDVAGGTGAVARAVSDAVPGLKCVVLDLPHVVAGLQDSENLRFVGGDMFHFIPPADAVILKWILHDWSDEDCIKILKNCKEAIISSKENGGKVIIVDMVVDLEKQEEKAIETQLYFDMLMMVGLAGKERTEKEWAKLFYDSGFQNYKITPILGLRSVIELFP